The Xanthomonas indica sequence AATTATAAATGTAACTGTGCGTGACGTTTGCAGAAACTGATTTATGCTTAACCTAAAAAGATCTGGCTCCATATAATTGGCGTGGCATTGCTTTAACAGATGTGCCAGATCTGCGAGTCTTTTTTGCCAGGGCTCCATTAAATAAAACTCCTTTTATTAACTAGATACAAAGTATGTTGACTAGCCGTCAATATAGGCGAATAACATCGCTCTAGGGTGTGATGCTCGCGTTATCCTTACGATGATGCCAGTTAACTGGCGTACATTGGGGATCCGGCAATCAATCATCAGCGACGCAGGTAAAACTTGAGGTCAGAGTGAATTTTCAAGGTGTCGCACACAGGAAAATTGCGCTCTTCTCCTGTTTTGGCCATGTTCTTCTACTTGAGTTGGGGAACGCCGGGAATTTTGGCAAGCCACTTATTTACAGCGACTTTTTGCCCCATTGAGATGCTACCGTTTTTTAATAGCGCCGCCCTGATGGCACCGAGAAAATCTGCCTTATCATTAGGCAGTCGTTCTATAGCTACGTCTATCCAAAAAAGATAGTTGTAACATTTTTGAAGATTGGCGAGCTTAAATTTTTCTGGGGCCTTAGCTTCGATACGATTTACGTGCAGAATTTCGGCGTCGGTAAGTGATTCGGTCAGCGACTTGGAGTAATACTCTTTGAGTACTGGATACGATAAATTCATATCCTTCGCCAACTTTCCTTCGCGAAGGAGTAGATACTCAAGAGCATGTCGACTCGGATCTATGGCTTTACTAATACCAGAAGCACCATTTCCACCAACCCGACCTTCTCCATCGTTTTTGGATAGTGTGAATTTCGTAAGATCTGGAATTCCCGCCAAAGTGTATTTAGAAGCAATATTACCTGCTGCGCACTTTGGTCCGGCATACACAGTCCGCCCTGTCCCCTCCTCTTCGAGGACGTAGGCTTTTAATGAGGTGAGTAAATTTGGGCAAAATTCGCAACGCCTGGATGATTCCGTAAGGTCTCTTCGCAGTGGTTTAAAAAGCATGACCATTCCTGTAGTTAGAGTCTGATGAAAAGCTACCCAGGGCGCTTCTGCTGTCACGGATGGTTGCAATGATTGCACCTAATGAATGCTTTCAAGAACGGTCATAAAGTGGTTCAGCAATTGCGGTCAGAGTTAAAATTTCTCTAGACATGGACTGCGCTTTTATTTTTTATTCTTGACAGCTATTCTTTTGATCTGCGTCCTTTTTTATATTGCCGCTCGTAAAATGCAGTCCCAGGCTCGTAGTCACGCACGTTCCCAGGATGGATGCCAATGCGCTTTTTGCGATCATTGAACTCTAGTTGATCACCAGCTGCCCGAATCAGTAATGTCTCAATTTCTCGCTCATGTTGCTTATCCTCAACAATATAGAAAGAGAAATAGACTAGCTCAAGCATGTGAGCTTTCTTGCGATCACTTAGGCGTTTAAATACGTTTCCCCTTCCAATGTATCTTGGTGTACCCATAGAGTCGTGTGCGATGTAAACGCCTTGGGCAGGAGTTCCGTCAGAGACAAAATGTTTCCGCACATCGTCAAGCGACTCGTACGGTATTTTTTCTCCCAAATACTTAAAAAGGCGTGACACCTTGCCAGGACGACCAGCACCTCTCTTGAGATTGCCGTAGTGTACGGTCCAGTCAACTCCACTCCAGACTTTTTGTGTCAACTGCTTCGTGGAGGGCTTCTTAGAGTTTTTCCGCTTTTTGATTGCCACAAGAAACTCCTCACCACCCACAAGCGGGTGAACTATCCGCACCAAAAGATCCATCCTATTTCAAAGGCGATGCAATCTTGGCTGCTCTGCAATGATTTATTGATTCTGCGTCATTATTTTAGAAATATACTTTTAGGCAATGAGAGCGACCTGAGACCCTTTCCTTTTCAAAGGTAAGGGTCAAATTATTAAATTTACAATTTGTGCCGTCGGTAATGATTGTTGGTGCTTGGGCTACGGTAGCTACCCCCCTTATGCGAAGAGCCGCCCGACGTGTAGTGACCGCCATGACTGGTGGTGTGGTGTGAACCGGACGCATGCACCCGCGCATCCACAGATGCAGCAGCCAGGCACAAGGCAAACCCAGCTAGCGCCGCGATGATCGAGACTTTGATAAACATAGATTCCCCTGAGAAAATGTGGCGTCCTAGCGTTCCCATTACAGATGGACGCTCTACGCCGCGTATCCCCAGGCGCAACCGTCCTATCAGGTCCGATGGAAGTCCGCTCTCCCCCACAGACAACCCTGTTCTAGCACAGCGTCACACTTTTGGGGGAGACAAATGTAAGCCGTCAGTCGGGGACATTCCGAAGTGAATGCGCGCCCGTTAGGCAAGGGCGCGTCTTGATGTGGGCCCGATTAAATCAGGG is a genomic window containing:
- a CDS encoding DUF3888 domain-containing protein; translated protein: MQSLQPSVTAEAPWVAFHQTLTTGMVMLFKPLRRDLTESSRRCEFCPNLLTSLKAYVLEEEGTGRTVYAGPKCAAGNIASKYTLAGIPDLTKFTLSKNDGEGRVGGNGASGISKAIDPSRHALEYLLLREGKLAKDMNLSYPVLKEYYSKSLTESLTDAEILHVNRIEAKAPEKFKLANLQKCYNYLFWIDVAIERLPNDKADFLGAIRAALLKNGSISMGQKVAVNKWLAKIPGVPQLK